The Oryza sativa Japonica Group chromosome 11, ASM3414082v1 DNA window tttcaaaccgggactaccaatccaggactaaagatcactatctttagtcccgggtgaaaaaaccgggagtaaaaatccatttttagtcccgttggtgttaccaaccgggactaaagatagagcctttttagtcccggttggtaacaccaaccgggactaaagatagagctagactagctagatccggttgctccattattattttcttttcttcattatattgatttcaccccatccccttcccaaaatcccaaataaattatcCCCAAATCCTCAACTCCCCAAATCGATAcatcacagatacatcacaaattttacaaaattcatcatagatacatcacattcacatcacacacaaatcaaatacacagatccgaatcacaaattctaaaaagaagaagaaaaaaaaagcccgttgccactgccgcgccggccgccagccgccggccgccggagcgccgcccgccgcgaggccgcctggcccttcgccgcaccgcccgccaccgcaccgcccaacgccgcgccgcccccaaCCACCGCGCCACCCGGGCCGCAGCACCGCTCGGCCACCGCGCTGCCCGCGAGGCCGCCTGGGccgctgcgccgcccggccaccgcgctgcccgcgaggccgcccgggccaCCCCCCCTTCCCGCCcgcgaggccgcccgggcctccgcgccgccggccgccaggcCCTCCGCCCGCTGGCCGCCAGGccctccgcccgccggcgctggtagaggagaaagaggaaaaggaggagagaagttaaaaggagaggaggaagaagaggaagagatatggaggaggaagagataaggccAGGGAGGAGATAGAATATATtaactgctcctcctcctcctcgatctggtCTCGTACTCTTCGCCACCCATGTTGCGCATGCCGATCTTttattccggttggtgttaccaaccgggactaaagatctatctttagtcccggttggtaacaccaatcgggactaaagataatagagatctttagtcccggttagtgttaccaaccgggactaaagatagatctttagtcccggttggtaaagataatagagatctttagtcccggttagtgttatctttagtcccggttggtaacaccaaccgggactaaagataaaaaaaaactctatccttttgaaccgggactaaagatatctttagtcccggtttttattgcaaccgggactattgtgtattttggccgaccgaccaaagatggtttctccaccagtgctagCTAATgctcgtggttttttctctcctgctttaggagggttttccacgttaaatctcgtgtcttctatGATTGATCTATCGTTTTTATCGTTTATTTGCCGATTGTTtcctaatatattttaattgtaGCCATGGCTGTATCTAAAGAAAGAGATGAGATTGTTCGTTTGAAAAGAGGGTGATGAAATTATTCCCTTCTTTGGATTATAACCAAAAcaatcttaaatttaaagtttgacttTTAAGAACAATTTAAGTGTACCTTTTAATTGTCTTATTAGCGAGAAGGCATggaaagaaaaccagaaaacaaTAGGGAAAAAAACTTAAAGTAGGGCTCGTTCGGTTTGTAGGGTTTTCAAAATtaatatagaaataaaaaaaaccttaGGAATATTATGGAAATATATGTGCAAACTTAAGAATtaagaaaaacacatgaaacTTTCCATGGTTGTTCAGCAAGCTACTGAAAGGATTGAAAAGTGAAAACATTAGGTGGGGTGGATTTTTTCCATGTGTTATGTTTCCCCCCTAAAGGCCTTGTTATGTTTGGAGGGAATGGAAGGGAAATAATTTCATACCACAGTATGTGTGACAATCCCAACCTCTTAAATATTAACTGAACATGACCTAAAAGTGAAGGAATAGAACGGCCTCATCGTTTCGCATTATTCggggaataagcgaaacgacatatttaaaaaaaatgtgaataaaacttttatatacgtgttcttaacgatataaaagaaaataatgaaaTATAAACTTTGctgaaaaacctcaaaatcaacttcaaatttaagattAGAAATTACAAATTCTGTCTGATAAATATGCCTAAACAAGCCCAGATAGTTTTGGGCCTGAAAAGCCTTTCTTTTCTCAGGAAAGCACACAGCCCCAGTAAGCCCAAAAGCTTAGTTCTCCTCTTTTCCGGGTGGGCCCACCTACAGTTGATTCTCTTATCTTCCTCCTCGCGTTCgcgtcttctcttctcttcgcTCCGCTCGCTCATCGGCAATGGAGGCCACGGCGCTCACGCTCTcctcccgccccgccgccgccagccgctcgccggcgaagggAACCTTCGCCTCcctccacccccgccgccgcttctccgcGCACGCTGTCCACCTCCGCGCGGCCCAGAGCGCCTCCCTGCGCGCCCCCTCCCCGGTGCGTTGCTCCATTTCCTTTGGGGGAGAGCTCGTGTCGCGCGCCTCGTCTTCCGAGGAAGGTCGCATTGTTTCCCTAATACCATGTTGTGTGATTATTTATCATGGGGGGTTTTGCAGGGGGCGAGGAGGAGacggaggagggggagcgggCTGGTGGTGCGGGCGGAGATGTTCGGGCAGCTCACCACCGGCCTGGAGTCCGCCTGGAACAAGCTGCGTGGCGTCGGTGAGTGACCCTGCTCCTTTTGATTCTCTCGTATGATGATGCTCTCTTCAAGAAAATTTCGTGTTAATACatttagagtaaattgcgtTTAGGGCCACATTTTGTTACCAAAGATTCATTTTGGACTAACCTTTAACACATTTTTTCACTTTGGGCTAGGTTACTTTACCTTtctttcactttggaccactcCATAAACTTTTTAGGAATATATAAATAACATTTCCAACTTTAAACACATCAGCAACCCGTAAACCGGTAATCTTTTCCAACTTACACGGACAATTCTTTACAACATTATAGAGTAGATGCAGCTACAGAAAATGACttggggtggtccaaagtgcaCCAAAGGTAATCTTACCTAatccaaagtgaaaatataGGTTAGAGgatagtccaaagtgaaactttggtaaCAAAAGGTGGACCAAAGTGCAATTAACTCATACATTTATTACTttctccatttcacaatgtaagactttctagcattgtccacgttcatatagatgctaatgaatatagacaagtcttgcattgtgaaacggatggagtacttaatTATTCAGTACTTAATTGTTCATATGCACACTAGTATTATTCAGTACTCACTCACAAGAATTAATGCGATCTCTTCTTACTTTAGATGTACTAACAAAGGAGAATATCGTTGAGCCAATGCGGGATATAAGAAGAGCACTTCTGGAAGCTGATGTAAGTGTGCAATGTGTTAACTACAGGTTTGCATTTTCAGTATGGTTTCATTTTGCACCTGAATTAATAGTCCTAATGCAGCTCCTGCTTTCTGCAGGTTAGTTTGCCTGTAGTGAGAAGATTTGTTTCGTCTATAAGTGAAAAGGCTCTGGGTTCTGATCTTATAAGAGGAGTCCGACCGGAACAGCAATTGGTGAAGGTATGTCATGCTGTTCAGAATCTGACAGAGGGGGTGGATTCTAACAGACCGTTTTTGTTTGGGgtgaaacttttataaaaaatgaaGGTTTTATCAATATTTGATCTTGATGTTATCTAAAACAAAGTATTCGTATTCAAGATCGTTTTATCTCAGGAAGAATAATGAAAAGCATTGGCACAAGCAAAACCATAACATGCGTACAAATTTCTCCCTAGAATGTTCAGTTATTAATTGTAGTTTGTGCTAGATGAACATGGTGACTATCTTCTTAGACTAATTTATGTGCTTTTAGCACAGGACAAATAACCTACTCGGTGGTGCAGATTGTGCATGATGAACTTGTAAAACTGatgggtggagaagtatcagaTCTGGTATTTGCAAAAAGTGGCCCCACAGTAATCTTACTGGCAGGCCTGCAAGGTGTTGGGAAGACTACTGTTTGCGCAAAGCTTGCATTTTACCTGAAGAAATTGGTACATTCCTCAGCTTTCTAGTTCAAGCATCTAGTAGGATATATATTCTGAACAACCTATAGATACTTATGCCAGAGTTAGGTGACAGGGAAAGAGTTGTATGCTGGTCGCTGCAGATGTTTACAGGCCTGCAGCCATTGATCAACTCACTATACTTGGTGAACAGGTACTTGATGAACCCTTAACTACTACAATGAGCTGCCTGTTTGACATATAAGAATTGTGCATAGCAGCTGTATAACATGTACCACAGTCCCCCAGATCGTTCTGATACTTAAAGAAGAGTCAAACCCATCATGCCACAATTTTCTTTTGAATGGGCACTACTATAGTTTGTCCTGACTCCTGAGGTGGGAACGTTTTGGGCTTTATCAGGTCGGTGTACCAGTTTACTCAGAAGGAACAGAAGCCAAACCTGCACAAATAACCAAGAATGCCGTGGAAGAGGCCAAAAGAAAGAATATTGATGCCATTGTAATGGATACTGCTGGAAGACTGCAGGTCAGTCTTCTGTAGTTCTGTGCATTGCCTGCTCGTTTTTCAGTTGATAGCTTGACATGTCACTACCTTGTACAGAATTTTGATCTACCTAGTTCTAAGCTActatatatttacacaaaataGCAATACAATTGTTTCAGTTCACATTAACAGAACTTCCTATGATTTAACTAGCATCTTTATCTCATTGCTATGCCATTCAGATTGACAAATCAATGATGGTTGAATTGAAAGAAGTGAAGAAGGCAGTTAATCCTACGGAAGTTCTGCTTGTTGTTGATGCTATGACTGGACAGGAAGCTGCAGGTATGCAACTGTTCCACTTGCTATTTAAGTCCCTCTTTTTGCTACTAAAGGCCAACACTATTTGTTCGTATAGCAGAAATGCAACGAACAACCAGAATTTTTTCAACGGTTCTCAAATTCTACTATATGACAAATTCTTACAGCGCGACATGTTCTATCTGCTATATTTATACGAGCTTAAGAAGTATTATTGTTTGATAGAGTTGCAACAGCCACTTACAATACTTCTCTGAGATGCAGCATTGGTCACCACCTTCAATATTGAGATTGGTATCACTGGTGCTATATTGACTAAACTGGATGGTGATTCGAGGGGTGGAGCAGCACTAAGTGTTAAAGAGGTCCTTATTTGCCAGAAAACTTTCCTACCATCATATCTACAAATGCTTCTGccacttttatatttttgcttTGAAGTTACTCTGCATCTATGTTGGTCAAAACTGCAAATTCCTATTGTCCACATGCTTCTTTCATCAATTGACAATTTACTGCAAATCTCCGCACTAGTCTTCTCACTTTTATGctgtatttatataaaaaaaatctagtgtTTATCATCTGGCTACCTACTTGAATGTATATACGGTCAACATTAAATCGTTCGTAGTAAGCTGTGTTTGCATGCTTGCTGCTTTGCCCTTCAACGAATATTAATGCTTAACGGACCATGCAGGTGTCTGGAAAGCCCATCAAGTTTGTAGGGCGTGGAGAACGAATGGAGGACCTTGAGCTTTTTTATCCTGACCGTATGGCACAACGTGTTTTGGGAATGGGCGATGTACTTTCATTTGTTGAAAAAGCACAAGAAGTCGTAAGTAGCTTCCTGTAAAATCCCCCCTCAATTTCTTGTCCTAATCAGTAAGGTGATGATGCTATGGTGTTTATATGATGTTGCACATAGATGCGTCAAGAAGATGCTGTAGAATTACAGAAGAAGATCATGAGTGCAAAATTCGACTTCAATGACTTCCTAAAGCAATCACAGAATGTTGCAAAAATGGGTTCCATGAGCCGTGTAGTTGGAATGATTCCAGGCATGAACAAGGTACATGAATCTGAGGAATTCATTTATTCTTTCAAGTCTGACAATATCCCACTTCATTATGTTTacatttcaaatgaaaaatggCAGAACTTGATATCAGTTCTGATTCTAAATAGGTTACTCCTGCACAAATTCGAGAAGCCGAGAAAAGACTTGCATTTGTGGAGTCTATG harbors:
- the LOC9267495 gene encoding signal recognition particle subunit SRP54, chloroplastic, whose product is MEATALTLSSRPAAASRSPAKGTFASLHPRRRFSAHAVHLRAAQSASLRAPSPGARRRRRRGSGLVVRAEMFGQLTTGLESAWNKLRGVDVLTKENIVEPMRDIRRALLEADVSLPVVRRFVSSISEKALGSDLIRGVRPEQQLVKIVHDELVKLMGGEVSDLVFAKSGPTVILLAGLQGVGKTTVCAKLAFYLKKLGKSCMLVAADVYRPAAIDQLTILGEQVGVPVYSEGTEAKPAQITKNAVEEAKRKNIDAIVMDTAGRLQIDKSMMVELKEVKKAVNPTEVLLVVDAMTGQEAAALVTTFNIEIGITGAILTKLDGDSRGGAALSVKEVSGKPIKFVGRGERMEDLELFYPDRMAQRVLGMGDVLSFVEKAQEVMRQEDAVELQKKIMSAKFDFNDFLKQSQNVAKMGSMSRVVGMIPGMNKVTPAQIREAEKRLAFVESMINAMTAEEREKPELLAESRDRRIRVAEESGKSEQEVSQLVAQLFQMRAQMQKLMGVMTGQEALPGMGNLMESLNADEKAPPGTARRKRRHSKTRQRELDAVPSS